AGGCCTCGTTGTCAGCCTGGCACATCCGCCGAGGCTGTTCCCCCAATATCCCCCTTGGCTCCATCCTTCAAGAGGAGGCCCAGGCGGGACCAAACCTGCCCATGGGGCGCAGGCAATCCTGGAACCGGCTCCCGGCCAGGCCGGAGCCAAAGTTCGCCGGGTCCCGGCTCGGATGGATCTGAATCGAGTGTGACCATAGTGTACAGCCACCAAACTGGGACCGCGTCGACTGTCAATCGTCGTTCGCACCAGGGCCGAAAGGACAAGGGAACGAGACCCAAGCTCTGGAGATGGTTCCGAAGGGCCTGTTCCAAATTGTATTCGGATCGCACTTCGGCCCAAGGAAAATCCCAGAGACCGAACGATCCTCGGCGAACTACCAGGACCAGATCCCGGTGGACCACCACCCCGGCCGCCCGCATGGAAAAACATATCGGCACCACCGTCTAGTCGGCGTCCTTGAAGCTCTCGATCTCCTGGATGTCCAACTCGATATAGGCCAGACGAGTCATCAACTCCTCGCTTCTGGCCTCCATGTCCCTGTAGGCCCTGGTCATCTCCTCCAACTGCCCCGAATCCCCGTAGGTTGCCGGGTCTGCCAGCACTCGCTCCAGCCGACCGTGTTCCTCCAAAACCGCCTCAAGTTCGGCCTCCAGACGACGGAACTCTTCCTGCTTGGGACGCAGAAGCCGGTACATCCGGTTGCGTTCCTCGGCCTCCTTGCGCCGCGTGTCTCTACGCGACGGCACACGGGGACCATCTTTGGAGGCGATCTGCTCGGCATTCTCTGCGGAAGCGGCCTCTTGTCGAACCAGATAGGCATTGAACCCGCCCTGAATCTCGTCAATGGCCCCCTCGCTGACCACCCAGACTTGGTCGGCCACGCGGGACAGCAGATGACGATCGTGAGCCACGATGAGCAGCGTCCCCGAATAGTCCTCCAAGGCCGAGATCAAAGCCTCCCGGCTTTCGATATCCAGATGGTTCGTAGGTTCGTCCAGGATCAGAAAATTGGCCCGGGACAAAAAAAGAACCGAAAGGACCAGCCTGTTCTTCTCCCCTCCACTCAGATCCCTGACCTTTTTCTCCCAATAGTCCTCCCCGAGCATGAAAAGGCCAAGAACCGACCGGAGTTCTTGCTCGGTGGTCTTGGGATCAGTCTGACGCCGGATCTCGCTGATGACCGCGGACTCCATCCGCAGTATCTCGGCCTGATGCTGGCTGAAATAGCCTGGACGGACCATGCTTCCGAGCTTGATCTGGCCTCGGGCCGGTCTCAGGTGGCCGGTCACGAGCTTGAGCAGGGTCGACTTGCCCGCCCCGTTGACCCCGACAAGAGCCACTTTCTGTCCCCGGTACAGGTTGAAGTTCAGACCGTTCAAGATGGGCCGCTCGCTTCCGTCGTAGTCGAACCCGACGTCCACGGCCGAGACCACCAAACGGTTGGCCTGGGGCGGCTCCGGCCAAGAAAACGACAGGCTCCGGCCGGACCCGCCTGGGGGCTTGATGGCCGAAAGTTCCCGCTCCAGGCGCTCTATGCCCTTCACCCGGCTCTGGGCCTGAGCGGCCTTGGTGGCCTTGTATCGGAAACGGTCCACGAAACGCTGTCTTCGCTGGATCTCGGACTCCAGACGGGCGGCCTGTTTCCGGGCCAAGGAATCCCGCTCCCGGCTCCAGTCCAAAAATTCACTGAAATTTCCGCTGCGAAACGTCGGGCGCACCCCGTCGAAAAAGAGAACCTCTCTGGACACCCGATCCAGGAAAATCCGGTCATGGGCCACGAAGACCAGGACTCCCTCGAAGGCCAGCAGGTACTGCTCCAACCACTGCACCGCCTCCATGTCCAGGTGGTTCGTGGGCTCGTCCAAAAGTAGGAGATCGGATCCGGCCAGCAGAACCCTTGCCAGCTTGGCCCGCTCGCGCCAGCCGCCGCTCAACTCGGCCAACGGCCTCGACCATGATGACTCGGCAAAACCCAGCCCGTGCAGGATGGTCTGGGCCCTGTGCTCCGGATTGTAGCCGAACTCGTGCTCCAGATCTGACTGGACCACCGCCAGACGCTCCAATGTTTCGCTGTCTTTCCGTGCGATGGCCTCTTCCCACTCGCACCAAAAAACGCTCCAGGACGGCAATACGGCCATGACAAATGACATCAGCGACCGCTTCAGGTCCTCTTCACCGAGTTCCTGCCGCACGTAACCCAATCGGCTTCCCTTGGTCGTCCTGACCGCCCCGGAGTCAGGGGAAACCTCCCCAGCCAGGATTCGGAGAAAAGTCGTCTTGCCGCACCCGTTGGGGCCAATCAGGGCCATTTTGGTTCCCGGCCGCGCCTGGAGGGAAACCCCGTCAAACAGGTCCCTGCCGCCGTAAGACTTGCTCACGCCCTCCACGGTCAGCAAGGTCATGGCTCGGCCTCCAATCCGTTCCGGTCCAATGCTTTTCTCAGCACCAATGCGTCCTCGTTGTTATCCGGATAGTACCTGGTCCGCCTACCGACAGCCAGGAACCCGGCCTTAGCGTACAGGGCCAGGGCCGCTTCGTTCGAGGCCCTGACCTCGAGAAAAACCCGTTCAATGCCGCAGGCTCTGGCCTGTGCCAGGGCCCTGTCCAAAAGCGCACCCCCAAGCCCTTGTCGACGGTGTTCGATCCGAACCGCCAGGTTAACCACTTCCATCTCCCCCCCGGCCATGAACACCGAAATGTACCCGCACAGGCGACATCCGAGGCATGCCCCCCAGACCCGGTAGGCTGTCTGGGACAGAATCGACATGAGCTGATCCCTCGACCAGGGCAGGGAAAAACAGGCTCGCTCGACTCCGGCCAGCTCGTCGACCTGCTCTGGCCCCAGGACATGGAAGACCGTGTCCATCACCATACCCTAATCATCGGAAAAATGCCCATTGACAGAAAGGACCCGAGCCCGGAGGATGGCTCGGTTCGCATGGTCCGAATTGTATCTTCAACCCTTTTGGATATCAGCATGGCCACTAGGTCAACATCACCCACGTCTCCCACGAACTCATCCCCACCGACCCATCCCTGTCTGCTCGAGGCCGTGGACGATCGCAACCGCCCTCTGGCCGTTCTGACCAGGGACGATGTCCATCGCCAGGGGCTGTGTCACAGGAGATGCGTGATGGTAGCCTTTTCCGGGAACGGGAGACTTTGCCTGCGCCGTCGGGCCATGGACGAGGACAGTTTTCCGGGCCGATGGGATTTCCCAGTCAGTCGGCATGTTCCCGCCGGAGACAGCCACGAGGAAGTCATTGAAAACATGCTGGACCGGCTGCGAGGCCTCCATGTTCTTGTCTTGCAACCCGTCCGGACTTTGCCCGCCGCATCGCAATCCGGCCAGGAATTCCTGACCATTTTCCAGGCCCAGGCCAAACTGAAAAAATCACTCGAATTGGCCGCTTTGGACAGGATCGAGGCCGAACGACTGGCCACTGACTATCCCGACCAATTGACTCCGCTCCTGGTCCATCTCTGGCGCAGCGGGATCCTCCCTTCCCTGTGGATGTCTGAAGAGATCTGAAACCAACCTTTTTCCCTAATTGACATAGACCCGGGAATAGATCCGCTCCTGGGCCAAAGCCAGCCCTGTCCCCCTGGCCACTGTGGTCAGAGGGTCCTCGTCAATAATGGCCGTCAACTGGGCCGATTCGGTAATCCTCCTATCCAGCCCTTTGAGCAGTGCCCCACCCCCGGCCAGCAGAAGGCCGTTGGTGGCGATATCAGCGACCAGTTCCGGGGGAGTCTTCTCCAGAGCCTTCTTGACCGCCAGGACAATAGCGTTGACCGGTTCCTGAATGGCCTCCCTGATGTGCCCATCGGACACGGTCATGGACTTGGGGGTGCCGTCCACCAGATTCTTACCCGAGACCCGACAGGTCAGGGGCTCGTCCAAGGGATAGGCCGATCCGATCAGGATCTTGGCATGCTCGGCCATGTTCTCCCCGATCAAGAGCTGAAACTCATCCTGCATATATCGCTGGATGGCGTCGTTCATCTCGTCTCCGGCCACCCGTACCGATTCGGAATAGGCCACAGCCGAAAGAGAGATGACCGCCACTTCCGTGGTTCCCCCGCCGATGTCCACGACCATGTTGCCCAGGGGCTCATGGATGGGCAACCCGGCTCCGATGGCCGCAGCCATGGGCTCCTCGATCAGCTTTACGTCCCTGGCCCCGGCCAGCATGGCCGACTCGACCACGGCCTTCATCTCCACCTGAGTGATTCCAGCCGGCACGCAGATGACCATCTTGGGTTTGACGATCTTCCAGCCGTGGATGACCTTGGCGATGAACGATGAAATCATGACCTTGGTTACCTCGAAATCAGCGATGACCCCGTCTTTTAAGGGCCTGATGGCTCGAATGCGGTCGGGGGTCCGACCCAGGTATTCCTTGGCCTCCCGACCCACAGCCAACACCCTGTCCGTCCTGGAGTCCAGGGCAACCACCGACGGCTCGTTGAGAACGATGCCCTCGCCCGGAATGTAGAGAAGCGAGTTGGCCGTGCCCAAGTCCATTGCCAGGTCCTTGCCGAGAAAGCCGAAAAGTCGATGCCAAAACATGGTGTCATTAATCCGTTGAGTGAGGTTGCGGCCTTTTTCCGGCCAAGCGATTGCGAAGATAGAGGTTTTCCAGCAGAAGGGCCATGTGGTCTGCGGCCATGAGCAGGAAATGGCCGAGATCCTGACCGGGGTCGAAGCTGCGGCGGTCGACAAGGGCCAGAACACCCCTGGTCTTCTTGTGAATCACCAGGGGCAGGCAGATGGCGGTCCGTATCTCCGGACCCGCACTGTCCTTGGCGAACAGGGGAATGGGCACACCGTCCTCGGCCCGCCTCTCGATCATGATCCGCTGATAATTCTTGAACAGCCAGCCGACCAGACCGCTCCCCATGGGAAATCTGCGCCGGTTCATGTCTTGAACGGGAAAAAAATCCCGATTCCAGCCCTCAAGAAAATAATTTTGCCCACACTCGTCCCGTGCGGCCAAAAGACAAAATTCGAATTCCGCGGCCTCGGCCACGATTCGCAGATAGTGTTTGAGAAAATCGGACCATCGGGGATGGGTTTCCCTCAGCCCGTGGAGTTTCCCCTGGGCCTGGGCCAGGGCCGATTCCCGACTGTCGCACTCCCGATTGGCGAGATCCCCTCTCATGTCCGAAAGAAGCCTGGCGAATTGGGAGAATATCTTCTGGTCCTTGGTGCTCAGCGCATATGATTTCTTGGTGTCCAGACAGAGCACGCCCCGTTCTCCGGGTAGGGGGCAGGCCATGAAGGCCTTGATGCTCGACTCCTGACCGGGGGAATAGTATCCGAGGAACTGGTTCTTCTGGTCGAAACTCTTGACCAGAAGCGGCTTATTCTCCCTGGCCACCCATCCGACCAGACCCTGCCCCGGCTTGACCCGGGCCTGCATGTTCAGATGGCGGCTCAGACTAAACCCATCAAGGACCACCTGCTCCTCTCCATTGGGCACAAAGAGGACCACGGAATGGGCATCAAATATATTTCCTATTATCTCAAGCAATTGAGAAAAACACGTACTCATGATCCGCCTGATGAAAAATTCGATTCACACGACTTGATATCTATAGGTCCAATTCACGCACTCCGCAAGGACGGCCAAAGGCGGTCTTCCAGTGAGGTCCGGGCCCTACCGGGTTTTTGCCTCCCCCGGAAAAAAGGTATAGAAACCGTCGCCAGACGGTCTCAGAGAGTACTCCCCAAACCAAACACAAATGCACAAGGATTGGCATACCATCTTTTCACAGGCCCCCGGCCTCGCATGGGACGAGGACGACAGCCTGACCACCCCTCCGGAGCTGACGAATCTGGTCGACCTGAAAATTTTTCTCGACCTCGTTCAGGCCAGACGGTGTCTGATCAAACCCTTTCTGAGCAGCAAGGACTACCCGGCCGTGGAGGCCAGAGAACTTCTGCCCTCCTTTGAGTCGGATCTATACGAGTACCCCGATCTTCCGGGATTTTCCCTGATGGTTATGGATCGCCCGCTCCGCTTCTTTGACGAGCATTTCCAATTCGACATCCTCCACGCTCCGGGGGACAATCCAGACCTTTCCGACGATGGGATCTGCTACCTATGCGACCACATTCAGGAAGGGAACTTCCAGACCATGTTGTCTCGGCTCCCGAAGCCGTACCAAGCCAATTTCCGCCAGCGGTTCCAGAGACGTCCCTTGACCGACCTGGCCCAATACCCGGCCCTGATGGATGTTCTCCTTCAGATGGACCGCGGCCATGTAATGGCCAGGACACAGGGCGGCACGTACTATCTGGCCGGGATCTTCGCCTCCCTGCCCTCCGAACTGGACATGGAACTCAAGAGATTCGGGCTGCGGATCAAAAAATTCGCTCCGGGCGACAACGCTCTGTACGAACGGAACCGCAATTTCGTCTATCAGTTTCTCATGGAATTGTACGGCTACCCCATAGCCTCGGAGCGAAGGACCTCGGCCGCCCTGTTCTCCCGTCGCCTCCATAAAATAGGCGAGTCCTTCCTCATCCGGGTCCTCGGCCAGACCGACCGGACCATCACCTCCCTGTACAGCAGTCCCGAGGCCAAGGCCTATCCACAGATCGAGAAGATCGCCCTGGTCCGGGCCGACTCAGTGGACAAGGACACCCTGAATCTTCTCGACGACCACGGATTCCTCCTCTGCAGGAAACGCAAGGTGGTCATCCTGCGGGTCATCTACCGCCAGCACCGGTTCGATCCCAGGAACCTCAGGCAGGACCGGGCCCTATCCCTGATCCGCCAGGAAGTCATTCACCCCCTGACCGCCAGGGTCATGGAGACCAACATCCTTCGGGACACCTATTCCCTGACGCTCCAGCTGAACGACATCGTCCGGGGGGAATTTGTCGGCCGGGTCAAATATCGACGCAACGAGATCGTCGAAGGGACCGAAACCCACGAGAAACGGCTCAAGTTTCTCCACACGTGGCTGACCAAGCACCAGCGCAGGATCATCGGCTACTCCGACGAATTCTACACCGGAGTGGCCAAAGTCCTTGACGGCTACCTCCTGAACCCGGATCTGGCCGACGAATTCGGGGAAATCCGGACGTTCCACCAGGAGGTCTGGGCCGCCTACAGTTTCATCCGCCAAGCTAGGAACATCCAGAAAATCAAGGATGTGGCCACCAGAAATATCCGAGGCCGGAGGCTCAACTACCGGGAAATGCTTGATTGGATCATCGAGCTCGTCGGCGACCTCCGATTTGAGATCGTCCACTACTTCGATTCCCTGATCGCCCACCTTCTTGATGAACTCGAATGCGTCCTGAACGACTCGTATCTGCGAAACGCGTATATCCTTCCGTCCGAGGACGATTTGACGGACTACGGCCGCGATGTCCGCCGACTCTACCGACGCCTGATCGCCCTGCTGGACGAGATCAAATCCATCGACCGGGCCCGGGCCAAGGCCTCATCATAGCCAGCCTGACCGGGACAAACGAATCCCACCAAACCACAATACGGAGGTACCGAAATTCATGTCCGAACTGCTCATCACCCCACTGAACGCCTGGCACAGGGAACACGGGGTCCGGATGGTCCCCTTTGCCGGCTGGGAAATGCCTGTCCAGTATTCCGGGATTCTCGACGAGCACCGCCAGACCCGAACCGCCGCCGGCCTGTTCGACATCTGCCACATGGGCGAATTCATCGTCTCCGGGCCCGGAGCCGAATCCGCCCTAGCCAGGATCGTCACCCATGACCTGACCACCCTCAAACCCGGGAAATGCCGCTACGGATTCATGCTCAACGAACGTGGAGGGGTCCTGGACGATCTCATCGTCTACCGCCTGGAGGACGAACGATTCATGACCGTGGTCAACGGAGCCTGCATTTCCTCGGACCTGGACTGGATGCGTGACCATCTGCCTCGAGAAATTGACATCGCGGACAGATCCATGGAAACGGCCAAGATCGATCTCCAGGGACCTCGCAGTTTTGAAGTCCTTGCCCGGACCATTCCAGGAGATTGGTCAGGTCTGGGATACTTCTCCTTTCGAACGGTCACCTGGGACGGCTACGAGCTTCTGGTCAGCCGGACCGGCTACACCGGAGAACTAGGCTGCGAAATCTACCTGCCCTGGAACAGGGCCTTCGGCCTTTGGGAACGCCTTACGGCCGATCCGGACGTGGCCCCGGCCGGCCTCGGAGCCAGAGACACCCTCAGACTGGAGGTCGGTCTGCCCCTCTACGGCCAGGACCTCGACCGGAATCATACCCCGGTGGAGGCTGGATACGGATTCATGATCAAATCCCAGGCCGACTTCATCGGCAAGGCCGGATTGTCGACGGTCCGGGAACGGCTCCTTCCCCTGGTCGTCGACGGCCGCCGCAGCCCAAGACATGGAGACGAGGTTCTCGATCCTGACGGATCCCGGGTCGGCACGGTGACCAGCGGCTCCTTTGCCCCGTCCCTTGGCCATTGCGTGGCCTTGGCCTATGTGGCTGCGAACCGTTCCGAGGACGACACCTTTACCATCCGTTCGCAGCGTTTTGAAATTCCGGCCCGCAAGGGAACCCTGCCCTTCTACGATCAAGGCACGGCCCGCATGCGCCTAGGCTAAACCGGACATGCTCACGATCCGCCGAGTCTACCGGACCGTTTCGGTCACCATTCTTACATGGACCATGGCCGTTCTCTTTCTGGCAATTGTCGCCCAAAATCTGACCAGAATCTTAGGCCGTCCCGGATTTGCCTGGACCACAGAACTCGTCCAGGCGTCCCTGGTCTGGATGACCGGGGCCGGGC
This window of the Deltaproteobacteria bacterium genome carries:
- a CDS encoding ABC-F family ATP-binding cassette domain-containing protein, which translates into the protein MTLLTVEGVSKSYGGRDLFDGVSLQARPGTKMALIGPNGCGKTTFLRILAGEVSPDSGAVRTTKGSRLGYVRQELGEEDLKRSLMSFVMAVLPSWSVFWCEWEEAIARKDSETLERLAVVQSDLEHEFGYNPEHRAQTILHGLGFAESSWSRPLAELSGGWRERAKLARVLLAGSDLLLLDEPTNHLDMEAVQWLEQYLLAFEGVLVFVAHDRIFLDRVSREVLFFDGVRPTFRSGNFSEFLDWSRERDSLARKQAARLESEIQRRQRFVDRFRYKATKAAQAQSRVKGIERLERELSAIKPPGGSGRSLSFSWPEPPQANRLVVSAVDVGFDYDGSERPILNGLNFNLYRGQKVALVGVNGAGKSTLLKLVTGHLRPARGQIKLGSMVRPGYFSQHQAEILRMESAVISEIRRQTDPKTTEQELRSVLGLFMLGEDYWEKKVRDLSGGEKNRLVLSVLFLSRANFLILDEPTNHLDIESREALISALEDYSGTLLIVAHDRHLLSRVADQVWVVSEGAIDEIQGGFNAYLVRQEAASAENAEQIASKDGPRVPSRRDTRRKEAEERNRMYRLLRPKQEEFRRLEAELEAVLEEHGRLERVLADPATYGDSGQLEEMTRAYRDMEARSEELMTRLAYIELDIQEIESFKDAD
- the rimI gene encoding ribosomal-protein-alanine N-acetyltransferase codes for the protein MVMDTVFHVLGPEQVDELAGVERACFSLPWSRDQLMSILSQTAYRVWGACLGCRLCGYISVFMAGGEMEVVNLAVRIEHRRQGLGGALLDRALAQARACGIERVFLEVRASNEAALALYAKAGFLAVGRRTRYYPDNNEDALVLRKALDRNGLEAEP
- a CDS encoding rod shape-determining protein; protein product: MFWHRLFGFLGKDLAMDLGTANSLLYIPGEGIVLNEPSVVALDSRTDRVLAVGREAKEYLGRTPDRIRAIRPLKDGVIADFEVTKVMISSFIAKVIHGWKIVKPKMVICVPAGITQVEMKAVVESAMLAGARDVKLIEEPMAAAIGAGLPIHEPLGNMVVDIGGGTTEVAVISLSAVAYSESVRVAGDEMNDAIQRYMQDEFQLLIGENMAEHAKILIGSAYPLDEPLTCRVSGKNLVDGTPKSMTVSDGHIREAIQEPVNAIVLAVKKALEKTPPELVADIATNGLLLAGGGALLKGLDRRITESAQLTAIIDEDPLTTVARGTGLALAQERIYSRVYVN
- a CDS encoding GAF domain-containing protein; this encodes MSTCFSQLLEIIGNIFDAHSVVLFVPNGEEQVVLDGFSLSRHLNMQARVKPGQGLVGWVARENKPLLVKSFDQKNQFLGYYSPGQESSIKAFMACPLPGERGVLCLDTKKSYALSTKDQKIFSQFARLLSDMRGDLANRECDSRESALAQAQGKLHGLRETHPRWSDFLKHYLRIVAEAAEFEFCLLAARDECGQNYFLEGWNRDFFPVQDMNRRRFPMGSGLVGWLFKNYQRIMIERRAEDGVPIPLFAKDSAGPEIRTAICLPLVIHKKTRGVLALVDRRSFDPGQDLGHFLLMAADHMALLLENLYLRNRLAGKRPQPHSTD
- the gcvT gene encoding glycine cleavage system aminomethyltransferase GcvT, whose product is MSELLITPLNAWHREHGVRMVPFAGWEMPVQYSGILDEHRQTRTAAGLFDICHMGEFIVSGPGAESALARIVTHDLTTLKPGKCRYGFMLNERGGVLDDLIVYRLEDERFMTVVNGACISSDLDWMRDHLPREIDIADRSMETAKIDLQGPRSFEVLARTIPGDWSGLGYFSFRTVTWDGYELLVSRTGYTGELGCEIYLPWNRAFGLWERLTADPDVAPAGLGARDTLRLEVGLPLYGQDLDRNHTPVEAGYGFMIKSQADFIGKAGLSTVRERLLPLVVDGRRSPRHGDEVLDPDGSRVGTVTSGSFAPSLGHCVALAYVAANRSEDDTFTIRSQRFEIPARKGTLPFYDQGTARMRLG